The following proteins are co-located in the Candidatus Auribacterota bacterium genome:
- the lpxK gene encoding tetraacyldisaccharide 4'-kinase: MNRSCWIFIKREDDVNSRFWSEVVEDQGGGITAICLRPVLILFSLFYRLAVCARNKAYDLGILRSRRLPHPVISVGNIVAGGTGKTPFVRLLATELQKRGVRVAVLSRGYGAVRRPHRFPLLVSDGRRTLHTAMEAGDEMVMLARSLGAAIVIADPNRLRAGTMAEREFAVDCVILDDGFQHRKLRRDVDILLLDCDRPFANGRLLPAGYLREPARNISRAHLLIITRCESAPARELLDKLTLANPRAAIFSARYEAGRLVDIESGVTHVPGSLRGKRIAAFSAIARPDDFEKTLSGLGMILASRRAFPDHHFFDRREIEEIIAEASRCGAEAIVTTAKDAVRLPAKMNSPVPFYHLDIEMRIGGGEDKLIESVLQLLNPKGVQGHKESHK; this comes from the coding sequence ATCCTGTTGGATTTTTATCAAGAGAGAGGATGACGTGAACTCGCGCTTCTGGAGCGAAGTCGTGGAGGATCAGGGGGGGGGGATCACTGCCATCTGTCTCAGGCCTGTCCTGATACTCTTCTCCCTGTTCTACCGGCTCGCCGTGTGCGCGAGAAACAAGGCATATGACCTCGGCATCCTGCGCAGCCGAAGGCTGCCCCACCCGGTAATCAGCGTGGGCAATATCGTCGCGGGCGGCACGGGAAAAACGCCATTCGTCCGGCTCCTCGCGACCGAGCTCCAGAAACGCGGCGTGCGGGTGGCGGTCCTCAGCAGGGGATACGGCGCGGTCCGCAGGCCGCACCGCTTTCCGCTCCTCGTGTCTGATGGCAGACGAACACTGCACACCGCCATGGAGGCCGGCGACGAGATGGTCATGCTCGCGAGGAGCCTCGGTGCCGCAATCGTCATTGCCGACCCCAACCGCCTGCGGGCCGGCACTATGGCGGAGAGAGAGTTCGCGGTGGATTGCGTTATCCTCGATGACGGCTTTCAGCACCGGAAGCTGCGGCGGGATGTGGATATCCTCCTGCTCGATTGCGACCGGCCCTTTGCCAACGGGAGGCTCCTGCCCGCAGGTTATCTGAGGGAACCGGCAAGAAATATCTCGCGTGCCCACCTCCTGATCATCACGCGTTGTGAATCCGCACCGGCGCGAGAACTCCTGGACAAGCTCACGCTGGCGAACCCGCGCGCCGCGATCTTCAGCGCGAGGTACGAGGCTGGACGACTGGTGGATATCGAGTCAGGGGTCACGCATGTTCCCGGTTCCCTGAGGGGCAAACGGATCGCCGCATTTTCGGCCATTGCCAGGCCCGACGATTTCGAAAAAACCCTCTCAGGCCTCGGAATGATTCTCGCCTCCAGGCGCGCATTTCCCGATCACCACTTCTTTGACCGGAGAGAGATCGAAGAGATCATTGCGGAAGCTTCCCGCTGCGGCGCCGAGGCGATCGTCACCACCGCGAAAGACGCCGTCCGCCTCCCCGCGAAAATGAACTCCCCCGTCCCGTTCTATCATCTGGATATTGAAATGAGGATTGGCGGAGGGGAAGATAAATTGATAGAATCGGTGCTCCAACTGTTGAATCCAAAGGGCGTGCAAGGGCATAAGGAATCTCACAAATGA